The following proteins are co-located in the Natator depressus isolate rNatDep1 chromosome 4, rNatDep2.hap1, whole genome shotgun sequence genome:
- the MRPL35 gene encoding large ribosomal subunit protein bL35m isoform X1 — translation MAAAVVTRRLSGILRPLNFLVPLAYNSSCNIRLISGLSIRCFNRVQAPLASSATKPLLSVSDRSCGCPLSIFNSVTALLPHVLQQPARTLTYYSLRKGKRKSVKSVVYRFLRLHCGLWLRKKAGYKKKLWKKSIRQKRRLREQVFCNKTQSKLLDKMTTSFWKRRNWYVDDPFQKYHDRTNLRL, via the exons ATGGCGGCAGCTGTCGTTACGCGGAGGCTGTCGG GGATTTTAAGACCTCTGAATTTTCTGGTCCCTTTGGCCTACAACAGCTCCTGCAACATCCGTCTTATTTCTGGACTCTCCATACGATGTTTCAACCGGGTGCAGGCACCATTAGCTTCCTCTGCTACGAAACCTTTGTTGTCTGTTAGTGATCGGTCATGTGGGTGTCCTCTCTCCATCTTTAACAG TGTAACAGCCTTACTGCCACATGTCCTTCAGCAGCCAGCGAGGACTCTCACATATTATAGCCTTcgaaaaggaaagaggaaatcTGTAAAATCTGTGGTCTATAGATTTCTCCGACTGCACTGTGGCCTTTGGTTAAGGAAaaaa GCTGGTTACAAGAAAAAATTATGGAAAAAGTCTATTCGCCAGAAAAGACGCTTGAGGGAACAAGTGTTTTGCAATAAAACTCAAAGTAAACTCCTTGATAAAATGACCACTTCTTTCTGGAAGAGAAGAAACTGGTACGTTGATGATCCCTTCCAGAAGTATCATGATCGCACAAACCTTCGACTATAG
- the MRPL35 gene encoding large ribosomal subunit protein bL35m isoform X4 yields MAAAVVTRRLSGILRPLNFLVPLAYNSSCNIRLISGLSIRCFNRVQAPLASSATKPLLSVSDRSCGCPLSIFNSVTALLPHVLQQPARTLTYYSLRKGKRKSVKSVVYRFLRLHCGLWLRKKAGYKKKLWKKSIRQKRRLREQVFCNKTQSKLLDKMTTSFWKRRNCYTVNVFER; encoded by the exons ATGGCGGCAGCTGTCGTTACGCGGAGGCTGTCGG GGATTTTAAGACCTCTGAATTTTCTGGTCCCTTTGGCCTACAACAGCTCCTGCAACATCCGTCTTATTTCTGGACTCTCCATACGATGTTTCAACCGGGTGCAGGCACCATTAGCTTCCTCTGCTACGAAACCTTTGTTGTCTGTTAGTGATCGGTCATGTGGGTGTCCTCTCTCCATCTTTAACAG TGTAACAGCCTTACTGCCACATGTCCTTCAGCAGCCAGCGAGGACTCTCACATATTATAGCCTTcgaaaaggaaagaggaaatcTGTAAAATCTGTGGTCTATAGATTTCTCCGACTGCACTGTGGCCTTTGGTTAAGGAAaaaa GCTGGTTACAAGAAAAAATTATGGAAAAAGTCTATTCGCCAGAAAAGACGCTTGAGGGAACAAGTGTTTTGCAATAAAACTCAAAGTAAACTCCTTGATAAAATGACCACTTCTTTCTGGAAGAGAAGAAACTG ttatacAGTGAATGTCTTCGAGAGATAA
- the MRPL35 gene encoding large ribosomal subunit protein bL35m isoform X2: MQGRGGILRPLNFLVPLAYNSSCNIRLISGLSIRCFNRVQAPLASSATKPLLSVSDRSCGCPLSIFNSVTALLPHVLQQPARTLTYYSLRKGKRKSVKSVVYRFLRLHCGLWLRKKAGYKKKLWKKSIRQKRRLREQVFCNKTQSKLLDKMTTSFWKRRNWYVDDPFQKYHDRTNLRL; the protein is encoded by the exons ATGCAGGGTAGGGGAG GGATTTTAAGACCTCTGAATTTTCTGGTCCCTTTGGCCTACAACAGCTCCTGCAACATCCGTCTTATTTCTGGACTCTCCATACGATGTTTCAACCGGGTGCAGGCACCATTAGCTTCCTCTGCTACGAAACCTTTGTTGTCTGTTAGTGATCGGTCATGTGGGTGTCCTCTCTCCATCTTTAACAG TGTAACAGCCTTACTGCCACATGTCCTTCAGCAGCCAGCGAGGACTCTCACATATTATAGCCTTcgaaaaggaaagaggaaatcTGTAAAATCTGTGGTCTATAGATTTCTCCGACTGCACTGTGGCCTTTGGTTAAGGAAaaaa GCTGGTTACAAGAAAAAATTATGGAAAAAGTCTATTCGCCAGAAAAGACGCTTGAGGGAACAAGTGTTTTGCAATAAAACTCAAAGTAAACTCCTTGATAAAATGACCACTTCTTTCTGGAAGAGAAGAAACTGGTACGTTGATGATCCCTTCCAGAAGTATCATGATCGCACAAACCTTCGACTATAG
- the MRPL35 gene encoding large ribosomal subunit protein bL35m isoform X3, with translation MQGILRPLNFLVPLAYNSSCNIRLISGLSIRCFNRVQAPLASSATKPLLSVSDRSCGCPLSIFNSVTALLPHVLQQPARTLTYYSLRKGKRKSVKSVVYRFLRLHCGLWLRKKAGYKKKLWKKSIRQKRRLREQVFCNKTQSKLLDKMTTSFWKRRNWYVDDPFQKYHDRTNLRL, from the exons ATGCAGG GGATTTTAAGACCTCTGAATTTTCTGGTCCCTTTGGCCTACAACAGCTCCTGCAACATCCGTCTTATTTCTGGACTCTCCATACGATGTTTCAACCGGGTGCAGGCACCATTAGCTTCCTCTGCTACGAAACCTTTGTTGTCTGTTAGTGATCGGTCATGTGGGTGTCCTCTCTCCATCTTTAACAG TGTAACAGCCTTACTGCCACATGTCCTTCAGCAGCCAGCGAGGACTCTCACATATTATAGCCTTcgaaaaggaaagaggaaatcTGTAAAATCTGTGGTCTATAGATTTCTCCGACTGCACTGTGGCCTTTGGTTAAGGAAaaaa GCTGGTTACAAGAAAAAATTATGGAAAAAGTCTATTCGCCAGAAAAGACGCTTGAGGGAACAAGTGTTTTGCAATAAAACTCAAAGTAAACTCCTTGATAAAATGACCACTTCTTTCTGGAAGAGAAGAAACTGGTACGTTGATGATCCCTTCCAGAAGTATCATGATCGCACAAACCTTCGACTATAG